The following proteins are co-located in the Triticum aestivum cultivar Chinese Spring chromosome 1A, IWGSC CS RefSeq v2.1, whole genome shotgun sequence genome:
- the LOC123068090 gene encoding cytochrome b5-like, with translation MAMVFTMEEVAQHHSSNDCWLLIAGKVYDVTKFLEEHPGGEEILLSLAGMDATTNFEDVGHSSDAREMMDMYYIGVIDTTTG, from the exons ATGGCCATGGTGTTTACCATGGAGGAGGTCGCCCAGCACCACTCCAGCAACGATTGCTGGCTCCTCATCGCCGGCAAG GTGTATGATGTGACCAAATTTCTTGAGGAACACCCCGGAGGTGAAGAAATCTTGCTGTCTTTAGCTG GCATGGATGCAACAACGAACTTCGAAGATGTGGGACATAGCAGCGACGCTCGGGAAATGATGGATATGTACTACATCGGCGTCATCGACACAACCACGGGGTGA